Genomic segment of Desulfobacterales bacterium:
GCCAGACGGCCTGGAAATAAATGATTTTATAAAATTATAATAGCGCCACAGAAGAAAAAAGGCTGATGAGAGAATAAAAACTCCGGAAGAAATCGAGGCTGTCCAAAGGGCGGCACCAAGATATATAGAAGACCATGTTGCGATTGTCCCTAAAACGGTGTTGACCATCCGAAAGGAGTAGACTTGAGAGACCTGGTTGCAGCCCTCTAATATCGCCCAGACGGGCGTCATAACAAATATTACGCCGGTGAGGACACTGAGACTAAACCAAGGCACAACCCAATTTATTCCTACATCCGGCGATTGTAAAAAAAAGAAATAACCTCCAGAACTGATACCAAATGCAATAATTCCACCGCCCATTAGATACCAGCGTAATGATGAGTGCCCCAGACTGATCAGGCGGGAAAGCGCGCGGCTATCACCCGTAATATAACCCTTTTTATCAAAGGATAGCTTTGCCCACTCGTGGGCGGCAAAATAAGTGATTATGGGGCCTAAGCCAAGCTCCAAAAACATCTGGAGCGCCAGGACGCTGGCGAACGTATAATAATATCCCTGTAATTCTGGCGTAAAGAGAGACATTATCAGGAGTGCGCTTATAGGTCCCGATAGAAAATGCCACCCTATTGTTATAATGCCATAGGCAGACGCACGGCTCAGTTCTAGGGCACTTATAATGCTTTTTAAGGTTAGCGGCACGAACAATAATTGGTTTCTTGCTGTTTCATGTGTGTAACCTAAATTCGAGTTTGCTTCCGATGAGGCAGATCATCGTAATCAAGTTTTTCACAGCTCGATATCCCCTATCTCCGGCTTGGGCAGGGAAACCTTTGCAGAATTATCAAAAAACTATTTTTCAATCACTTCTTTTTTACTTCCCATACTCATAAAAAACATATTATTTTAACATATTGTTTTTACCTAATATAACATCTACTCTATGTCATATTCCCACCAAGAGGGTTGAAAATATTGGGTGTTGCCGCCGTATACGGCGGTGAGGTGCGCCCGGTAATTAAATAACCGGGTTGGACACCTCAAAATGAGCCTCTTGCATGGCTGATATGCGGTTGTAGTATTGGTTATTAATCAAGAATTTGCTGAAATTATCACCGCTTTTTCTGAAAGATTATAAACCCAGGAGGTTCAGGGGTAAAGTCTACTTTTGACCCTTGTTAAGCTTTAGTTTCACCATTTTCTTTGGACGCCATGGGGACGTCTATGATTTCATACTTTGCTATCATTTTGCCGATTACCGTGTTTTCCATATCTCGCCTTTTTCTCTTTCACCGTAAACCCGATTTTCTTTTTTGGTTTACTTTCCACGGTCAATAGTTGATCAAGAGTTTCAAAAATAATCCGGAATTTTCCATTCGTATCCGCTCTGAGATTTTCAATTTCCCTGCGAAGTTCAACATTATCCAATATAAGATGTCTAAGTTTTGTAAATGCCCGCATTATTTGAATATTGACCTGAATTGCCTTGTCGCTTTTCAGAACAGATGATATCATCAATACACCATGTTCTGTGAAAGCCATTGGCGCATATCGAGTGCCGCCCCAGCTTGAGGTCGCAAATTGCGACCTCAAGTTTTCATATTCTTTTTTGGAAAGTTTAAACATAAAGTCTTCCGGAAATCTATAAATATTCCTTTTTACTTGTTCCTTCAATCTCTTTGTTTCGACACCATAAAGTACGGCAAGATTCTGGTCCAGCATAACCTTTTTGCCGCGTATCAGGTAAATTAAACCGGTGATGTTTTCAATGGGAATGATGCCGTTCATTTTTTATCTCTCACGTAAATTTACAGGGATTTTTTCATAAATTGATACAAATACTTTGTATCTCTCACCCCAGTACGATGCAATGCACCTACGGGGCAGGCAGGGGCCACATGGATAGAAAAAGTTTTAGGTTCTGATTGAAATGTCGTCTGAGTCCCGGTGAATTTTGTTACCATTTGGTTTCATCCACCATGATCGCTGAAAGGGCCTTGTCGGATTTCGGTGATGAATCGGTCAAAATCATTAAGATGATTCTTCAATACTCCGTAAATAAGGGCATCATCCACTTTGTCATAACCATGAACGAGAACATTTCTGGCGCCGGCCATTGGAACCAAAAAATTCAAGCTTGCATCACTGATAAGGCCCGCTTGGGCAAGTACGACAAATATGCCCTTGTTATCCTTTGGTTCAGGCAGCCCTTTTCCTGAAATGATGATTTTGCCGATATCAAGACAGGTTTCAATGGAAATTTGGATTCCTCTTTCAACGATGTCCTTTTTATCCATGGACTTTTCATAATCCACGAATGATTTGAGTTCACCTGCTATATACTTCAAGCGAGCCAACCGCTCCAGAAGCAAATTTATTTTTCGTGCGATCGATTTCATGATCCACCCGATTGATTCAGCAGACGCTCCAGGTTTTCAGATCGTAATTTATCGATAAACGGCATAAAATCAAAGTAAAGACCACGAATTTTACACTCGTACGCCAGTCGCCGATCCTGATCGTTCTCATAGACACAACGGCCTGTGGTTATAACCTCATAGGCGATCTCAAGGGACGCATTGTTTAAAATCGTGACATCGGTTTTCTTAGCAAGCGACATCCCGATACGGGTAGCAATCATAAATGCCGGTGAAACCACTTTGACGGGGTCTGAGGCGTAATGCGGTTCGTCCATAAGAAATGCCAGGTCCACATCGGAAGTTTTTTTACAGGCGCCACTTAAAGACGACCCGAAAATATAAACCGCAACAATACGGTCCTCACGCCGGACTGTTTCTGCAATTGTTTCAGCGGTGTTTTTAACAATATCGATATTGGAATTATTCATTTTGATTATAGCGGTAGAGACAGCTGTCTATTGATGACAACTGACTGTTGCCTCCCGTCACCCGTCTGTCTTTAGGACACACAAATACCATGCTTTTGAATCTCGCTTGCCAATGGATTGCTGCTATCAAAGTCCTCTACTCTAAAGGGATGAGGCTCAATGCGATCATCGATATTTGCTGCCATTTTCATTAGTTTCATGTTTTACAACATACAAAGCCTTCAACAATTTTTCAATCGCCAATATGCCTTTTTAGAATGTTAACGACTATAACTGCGTCCACTTTATCATAATGATGGACGACAATATTTATGAACTTTGCATTTTCCCCATTGTGTCAAAGAAGCCCTATATTTTTCGGAAGTTGGGTATATTTAATCATTAGGAGTTTTAATTTTTACAGGCGTTCTACTGCCTTTATAAACAGCTCCGCTTTGTTAATTACATGCTCGGATGCCAATTAACCTGATGTTATTATTCAAAATAAGATAAAAAAGGCCCCATTTTCCCAAGTCTAAAATTCAGTAGCTATTATATATAATAAATGATAACTATGTCAAACTTTATTTTTATTTTTTATAAAAAAATTAGAAGGTTATGCTTTATATAACATTGGGAGGGGATCATCTCGTTACAATATAAGAGACTTAAATAATACGTATATTGAAATTTTACAAAGGCGGCATGAAGATTTTACAATCAATCGGTCTATCAGTTCTCACCCCGGTGGTTCATATAATCGACAACTGTTTGCTTAAACAGGTGCAGATCCGTAAGGTGTTTTTGCAGTATCTCATACACGGCATGTTCGTCAAGCTCCCAATACAGATGAACCAGGCGGTTTCTGAATTTAGCCATCTGCATCAACCGTTCCATGAAACCCCAGTCTTCCAGAACCCCGAGATGGTATAACTCCTTGAAAATATCCGCATAGGTTTCGGGCGGTTTCACCGGCTTTTCCAGTTGGGAAACAGCCAGTAAGCGGTTACCGATGTTCAGGCAGCTTTCAATCGCCAGATGAAGGTACCGCTCCGCACTGCCACGAGAGATGAGGTCCTTTTGAAATTTTTCAAAAGGAATTTTTCTAGCATCTTCTAGTAGCAGCAAGTAACGATGAAGGTGTTTAAGGTGCTCCTTGATTCGCTCGTCCATGATAGCCGATGCCCTGTAAAAACTCCCTGTCGAAACTTTCGCGGAATGGCTTGAAATCCAGGTAAAGCATTCTTGTCATTTCAATGAAATCAATTAACGCGGATCGGTCACGGCAGTATAAAATCGTACCGCTGTTCGTAATATGAAAAGAAAACCGTGCTGGCGCATCATTCAGAACCACCAGATCGATCTCTTCGGTTCGCAAGGTTGAAGTGAATAGGCCGATAAGTTCCAGATGCTTTTCAAAGCGCTGTTTTTTTTCTAAACGGCAGGAGAGCAGAACACCGAAATCCAAATCACTGAGTGGTCTGAGCGCATTGTCTGAAAGGCTTCCGAATGCATACAGTGCAACAATATCCGGATCATTGGATACCGCTTCTATAACGACCGGCACTTTTTCTTTTACGTCAGCCGGCAATGGTTTTCCTTCTCGGATCATTCGTATTTGCTTTCTGCTCTATCGTCCGATAGACGAATCGTGAGGTTTATAAAAAAACTCGTTTGTATTATATATAAAATTTAATGGTTACGCAAACGTTAATTAATACTTAAAATAGACTGGATTCCGGCTTTTGCCGGAATGACATTTTATGAAAAGCCAATAACTATATTTTTATAGCAACAACCTCAAGGAACGATCGAATTTCACTATCACCTGGAGCAATGGCCATATAATCAATCGATTCCGAGCGATCAACGTCGTCAAAATAGCACAATTGTTCTCTGAACAGTTTGGCATTGAAGGTATTTTCATACATTATGTCAAATACCTACGCAAGTTTAATTTATAATAACACATTGATATAATAGAAAGTTAAGAAACTATGGCAGGCCTAATCCAAACAGTTTGACTTGTTGATTTGTTACGCGGTTCCGCCCTTTACTGTCGGGAAAATATTCTTTTGACCCCTGCGGCAATGTCAAGCGTAAGACTCAGCAGGGCCGGGATCAGGAATATGGTAAACACCGTGGAGATCAGCAGGCCGCCGACAATGACCCCGCCCAGGCCGCGGTAGAACTCGGAACCGGCCCCCGGAAACAACACCAGCGGCAGCATGCCGCACACCGTTGTAATGGTGCTCATGTAGATCGGTCGGATGCGGGTGCGGACCGACTCGGCAATGGCATCCCGCGGCGTCATGTGGCCGTCCCTGATATTATTCAGGGATTGATGCACGATCAGGATGGCGTTGTTGACCACGGTGCCCACCAGGATGACAAAGCCCAGCATGGTCAGAATATCCAAGGGCTGATAGGCGATAAAACGGTTGACCAGAAAAATGCCGATAAAGCCGCCGGCCGCAGCCAACGGCACGCTGAACATGATGATCAAGGGGTAGAAAAAATTTTCAAACAGAGAGGCCATCAGCAGATAGCAGATAACGATAGCCAGGATAAAATTCCACTGCAGGGCCAGCCGGGTGCGGGTGAGATTATCAGCCGTTCCGCCCATATGAATGTTGTAAAGGCTTGATAGCGTGCCGCTCTTTTTTATCGGTAGAACAACCCGTTCGTTCAACATATCCATGGCAGCTTCCAGAGATATCTCCCGGGGCGGAATCACCTGGATCGTAATGGCCCGCTCTGAATCGATGTGGTTGATCTGGGTCGGCCCCTCTTCCAATCGGATGTCTGCCAGAGATCCCAGTGTTACTTTTTCTCCCCCCGGGGAAATGACGGGCAAACCGGCAAGGTCCTGGGTTCGTTCCTTGCTGTCGTTTGCCCGCTTGACAACCAGGTCGATCTCATCGCCGTAAAGCCGATAGGTACTGGCCTTGGCCCCATCCACCAGCGCATTGACGGTGGTGCCCAGATCATTCGTGGTCATCCCCAGACGGGTTAAACGGTCCCGGTTGGGGAAGATCCGCAGTTCGGGATTCCCCAAATCCAACCCCGGAATGGGCCGGACCTGTGCCTGGGGCAAGACCTGCATGGCACCGCCGAAGATCTGTTTGCCGAGTTCGATCAGTTTGTTCAGGTCCGGTCCTTTTATTTCGATCTCGATCGCCCGGCCCTCGCCGATCCCCTGTTCAAACAAGCCGGGCTGCACCACCACCGCGATCATTCCGGGAATTTTCCGCAGGGTATTGTAGACATAAGGGAGCAGCTCGCGGGTGCGTTCCTGGACTTTTGAAATGATGCCCATAAACACCTGCTGCCCCCAGGCAACATAAAAAAAAGTCTTCACCGGCGGCAGCTTCAGCTCCCGGGCCAATTCGCTCGTCTGTCCGTTCTCAACCAACGGTAAGATGTCCGCTTCCACAACCTCAGCGATCTTTTCCAGTTCCGCCAGATTATAACCCGGCGGCGGCAGCAGAATGCCGAAGAGCATTTCGCGGTTGCCTTCCGGCAGGTATTCGGTTTTCGGCATCAAAAACAGGGCCATTCCGATTGCAAAGGATATCAACAGAATAATAACACCCAGTCGAACGGTTATATAGCCGCACATCCAGTAAACAAATTTCGCTATGATATTGACAAATCCACGGGCGATCCCGGCCGGCGTCCAAGATCTGTTTTTGGTTGCTTTCTCCTCCTTTACTTTTCCCAAAATCTGTGCCGAAAGGGAGGGTATCGCTGTGATGGAAATCAGCAGGCTGAGCAGCACGGCACTGCTGATGGCGATGGAGATATCCCGGAAGAGCTGCCCGGCCTCTTCCTGCACAAAAATAACAGGTAAAAAGACCGCAACCGTGGTCAGCGTGCTGGCCAGTACCGCTCCCCAGACCTCCACCGTACCGTCATAGGCCGCCGGCAGACGGGTCTTTCCCATCTCCCGGTGGCGGAAGATGTTTTCAAACACTACAATGGAGTTGTCCACCACCATCCCAACGGCAAAGCTCAAGCCGGCCAGGCTCACCACATTGATGTTGCGCCCCAGCAGCGTCATCACCAGAAATGTTCCGATGACGCTGATGGGAATGGCGACAGATACGATCACGGTACTGGCAAAATTCCATAAGAACACCAGCAGCACCAGCACCGCCAGGCTGCCGCCCACCAGAATGTTTTTTCGCACCAGATTGATGGCGCTGTAAATATAACCGGTTTCGTCATAAACCTGTTCCAGCTTAAGCCGCCTGTCTTTCAATAGGCCTTTATTCAGCTCATCGATACTCTCCCGCAGTTTCTGCATGACCACCAGCACATTGGAGCCGGGTTCGCGCACGGCATTCATGACGATAGTGGGTATGCCTACGTTTCTCATGACAACGTCTGCTTTCTGAAACCCGAGGGAAACGGTGGCAACGTCTTTTACCGTAACCGGTATGCCGTTGACCCGCTTGATGATGACGTTTTCAATATCGGACTCGCCCGTGTATTCTCCCACCGTACGGGCAATGTAGCGCCGCTTGCCTTCGTCAAAATCCCCGGCGCTGATGGTTTTGTTTTCGATATCCAGCGCCCGCATCAGTTCCGGGATGGATATCTTACGGGCAGCCAGGGCCTTCGGGTCGACAATCACCTGCATTTCGCGCTCTTTACCGCCGTAGATATTGGAAGAAGCAACCCCCGAGATTCTTTCGAAGCGCGGTTTGACATATTCGTCCAGGAAATCGTATTCTTGGGGTAAGACGCCTGTGTAACCATCCAAGGCCTTCAATATGATCCACGCAATGGCCTGCTCACGCCTTCCACCGGATTTAATAATCGGCTTTTCCATATTGTCCGGATATTTTTGAACCTGATCCAGCTTATTGGAAACCCGCAGCAGGGCCTCATCCGTTCGGGTGCCGATTTCAAACAGCAGATTAATATACGCCAGGCTGTCCCGGCTTTCGCTTTTAATTTCCTTGAGACCTTCCAGGTTTTTGAGCTCTTTTTCCTGGACATCGACGATTTCGCGTTCCACTTCAAGGGGGCTGGCCCCGCGCCAGACGGTCTCAACGGATATTTCAGCCAGGTCCACATTGGGTGTCAGCTGGATCGGAATCCTGTAAAGCGATATCAGGCCGAAAAGTACCAGCAAAATAACGCCCACCGTCACCGTCACCGGTTTTTTTATGGCCGTGTCGACGAGTTTCATGGCACAATCTCAACCGTTTGTCCCGGCCGGAGCCGTTCATTGCCGCGGGTTACCACCCATTCATCCGGCTTTAAATCTCCCTCAACGGCAACCGTGCTGTTATGGTATCCCAGGATGGTTATCATGACCGGAGCCACCTGGCCGTTCAGAACCTTAAAAACCAGCCGGTCGCTGCCGGACATCACAACGGCATCTTTGGGAACCAGCAGCGCATTTTTCTTGTTGGCCAGGTTGAACGTCACCACAGCCTCCATACCGCTCTTGATTTTCAGACCCGGATTGCCCATGCTGATCCTCACCGGAATGGTTCGGGCGGCCGCATCTCCCCGGGGTAAAATGGCATAAATCCGACCGGAAATCGGGTCGGATGAAATGCTTTTAATCAAGACACT
This window contains:
- a CDS encoding ORF6N domain-containing protein; this translates as MNGIIPIENITGLIYLIRGKKVMLDQNLAVLYGVETKRLKEQVKRNIYRFPEDFMFKLSKKEYENLRSQFATSSWGGTRYAPMAFTEHGVLMISSVLKSDKAIQVNIQIMRAFTKLRHLILDNVELRREIENLRADTNGKFRIIFETLDQLLTVESKPKKKIGFTVKEKKARYGKHGNRQNDSKV
- a CDS encoding DUF86 domain-containing protein, whose amino-acid sequence is MKSIARKINLLLERLARLKYIAGELKSFVDYEKSMDKKDIVERGIQISIETCLDIGKIIISGKGLPEPKDNKGIFVVLAQAGLISDASLNFLVPMAGARNVLVHGYDKVDDALIYGVLKNHLNDFDRFITEIRQGPFSDHGG
- a CDS encoding nucleotidyltransferase domain-containing protein, producing the protein MNNSNIDIVKNTAETIAETVRREDRIVAVYIFGSSLSGACKKTSDVDLAFLMDEPHYASDPVKVVSPAFMIATRIGMSLAKKTDVTILNNASLEIAYEVITTGRCVYENDQDRRLAYECKIRGLYFDFMPFIDKLRSENLERLLNQSGGS
- a CDS encoding DUF86 domain-containing protein — translated: MDERIKEHLKHLHRYLLLLEDARKIPFEKFQKDLISRGSAERYLHLAIESCLNIGNRLLAVSQLEKPVKPPETYADIFKELYHLGVLEDWGFMERLMQMAKFRNRLVHLYWELDEHAVYEILQKHLTDLHLFKQTVVDYMNHRGEN
- a CDS encoding nucleotidyltransferase domain-containing protein; its protein translation is MPADVKEKVPVVIEAVSNDPDIVALYAFGSLSDNALRPLSDLDFGVLLSCRLEKKQRFEKHLELIGLFTSTLRTEEIDLVVLNDAPARFSFHITNSGTILYCRDRSALIDFIEMTRMLYLDFKPFRESFDREFLQGIGYHGRANQGAP
- a CDS encoding efflux RND transporter permease subunit, with the translated sequence MKLVDTAIKKPVTVTVGVILLVLFGLISLYRIPIQLTPNVDLAEISVETVWRGASPLEVEREIVDVQEKELKNLEGLKEIKSESRDSLAYINLLFEIGTRTDEALLRVSNKLDQVQKYPDNMEKPIIKSGGRREQAIAWIILKALDGYTGVLPQEYDFLDEYVKPRFERISGVASSNIYGGKEREMQVIVDPKALAARKISIPELMRALDIENKTISAGDFDEGKRRYIARTVGEYTGESDIENVIIKRVNGIPVTVKDVATVSLGFQKADVVMRNVGIPTIVMNAVREPGSNVLVVMQKLRESIDELNKGLLKDRRLKLEQVYDETGYIYSAINLVRKNILVGGSLAVLVLLVFLWNFASTVIVSVAIPISVIGTFLVMTLLGRNINVVSLAGLSFAVGMVVDNSIVVFENIFRHREMGKTRLPAAYDGTVEVWGAVLASTLTTVAVFLPVIFVQEEAGQLFRDISIAISSAVLLSLLISITAIPSLSAQILGKVKEEKATKNRSWTPAGIARGFVNIIAKFVYWMCGYITVRLGVIILLISFAIGMALFLMPKTEYLPEGNREMLFGILLPPPGYNLAELEKIAEVVEADILPLVENGQTSELARELKLPPVKTFFYVAWGQQVFMGIISKVQERTRELLPYVYNTLRKIPGMIAVVVQPGLFEQGIGEGRAIEIEIKGPDLNKLIELGKQIFGGAMQVLPQAQVRPIPGLDLGNPELRIFPNRDRLTRLGMTTNDLGTTVNALVDGAKASTYRLYGDEIDLVVKRANDSKERTQDLAGLPVISPGGEKVTLGSLADIRLEEGPTQINHIDSERAITIQVIPPREISLEAAMDMLNERVVLPIKKSGTLSSLYNIHMGGTADNLTRTRLALQWNFILAIVICYLLMASLFENFFYPLIIMFSVPLAAAGGFIGIFLVNRFIAYQPLDILTMLGFVILVGTVVNNAILIVHQSLNNIRDGHMTPRDAIAESVRTRIRPIYMSTITTVCGMLPLVLFPGAGSEFYRGLGGVIVGGLLISTVFTIFLIPALLSLTLDIAAGVKRIFSRQ